The following are encoded in a window of Lacinutrix sp. WUR7 genomic DNA:
- a CDS encoding pitrilysin family protein: protein MKKNNIIFQKVLIVILLFAFSVSVHSQIKKTASVEGITEYMLDNGLKVLLFPDNSAQTITVNITYKVGSRHEGYGEKGMAHLLEHMVFKGTPNHPNIPEELTSHGARPNGTTWYDRTNYFETFNATEENLDWALDLESDRMLNSFIAEEDLKSEFSVVRNEFEMGENSPSRVLLDNVSNAAFLWHNYGKTTIGNRSDIERVPIENLKAFYKKYYRPDNAVLMVTGKFEETDMLAKVIKKFGVLKNPGAPLKDIPTIEPAQDGEKRVTLSRVGDLQIVSALYHVPAGSHEDAAAMAVAELILTDSPSGRLYKALINEKKASSIWSFTPFTKEPGFMYINVDVPSDKSLSEAESTLLSLLDNLANNPVTEEEVNRGKGKFLKEADAIFRNSSRLGTFMSEFIGAGDWRLAFIFRDRVENMTADKVNAAIQRYIIKTNRTVGLFIPEKKPMRIEIEHTKDVTNLVTNYKGKEGMGAGDAFDVSFENIQNTLNSGTLSKSPIEYGFIKKNNRGKTVTVSFTSRTGNESQLMNKGLAASYTAKMLNKGTKSKSRQDIEDKLSAIKSSVSFGGSNGRITANVNSTEEHLTEALSLMADMLKNPLFDATELDKLKTEALAGIEQNKTDPQFLAVREMGLLNQHYPKGHPLYSMTIDEEIAAINAVTTKDLQAYHDAFYGISDNATLVAIGNIDEAGLKDYFEKEFGDFKSDLAYTAISDPYQDNKAVNQKIKTPDKKNAISFGILPMATSKYDEDYAALQMAGEILGGGFISSRIANRLRQQDGVSYGAGGRVNVDNNKTDNNSAAMVYAIYAPENAAKVQLGFTEEIARFIKDGITEEELKTAVDGWVQEQSVSRAKDGELSRVINDNMYYDRDLNFQKNMEAKVSSLTVEDVNKAIKKHFKNFEKWTVVNAGDFESFEIKKEDKKVD from the coding sequence ATGAAAAAAAATAATATTATTTTTCAAAAGGTCCTAATTGTAATCCTACTATTCGCATTTTCTGTATCCGTGCATTCGCAAATAAAAAAGACGGCAAGCGTGGAAGGTATTACAGAATATATGCTAGATAATGGTTTAAAAGTGCTATTATTTCCAGATAATTCAGCACAAACCATAACGGTAAATATTACGTACAAAGTGGGTTCACGTCATGAAGGCTATGGTGAAAAAGGAATGGCGCATTTATTAGAACATATGGTGTTTAAAGGCACACCAAACCATCCAAATATACCAGAAGAATTAACTTCACATGGTGCACGACCTAACGGAACTACTTGGTATGATCGTACCAATTATTTTGAAACGTTTAATGCAACCGAAGAAAATCTTGATTGGGCTTTAGATTTGGAGTCGGATAGAATGTTAAATTCATTTATAGCAGAAGAAGACTTGAAGTCGGAATTTTCAGTAGTACGAAATGAATTTGAAATGGGGGAAAATTCACCATCCAGAGTACTTTTAGACAATGTAAGTAATGCTGCATTTTTATGGCATAATTACGGTAAAACTACCATAGGAAATCGATCGGATATAGAACGTGTGCCAATTGAAAATTTAAAAGCATTTTATAAAAAATATTATCGTCCAGATAATGCCGTTTTAATGGTAACCGGAAAGTTTGAAGAAACAGACATGTTAGCTAAAGTGATAAAGAAGTTTGGTGTTCTTAAAAACCCGGGAGCGCCTTTAAAAGACATACCAACCATAGAGCCTGCTCAAGATGGAGAAAAAAGAGTAACGCTTAGTCGCGTTGGCGATTTACAAATAGTTTCTGCATTGTATCATGTTCCAGCAGGATCACATGAAGATGCGGCTGCGATGGCAGTTGCAGAGTTAATACTTACCGATTCTCCTTCTGGAAGATTATATAAAGCATTAATAAATGAAAAAAAAGCATCTAGCATTTGGTCTTTTACTCCTTTTACAAAGGAACCAGGTTTTATGTATATCAATGTGGATGTACCTTCTGATAAATCCTTATCGGAAGCAGAATCTACCTTATTATCTTTATTAGATAATTTAGCAAACAATCCGGTTACCGAAGAAGAAGTGAATCGTGGAAAAGGAAAATTTTTAAAGGAAGCTGATGCTATTTTTAGAAACTCTTCCCGATTAGGAACTTTTATGAGTGAATTTATTGGAGCAGGAGACTGGCGTTTAGCATTTATCTTTCGGGATCGTGTAGAAAATATGACAGCAGATAAAGTGAATGCTGCAATACAACGCTATATAATTAAAACCAATAGAACGGTTGGTCTTTTTATTCCAGAGAAAAAACCAATGCGCATAGAAATTGAACATACCAAAGATGTTACCAATTTAGTAACCAACTATAAAGGAAAAGAAGGAATGGGAGCAGGAGATGCTTTTGATGTGTCTTTTGAAAATATTCAAAATACATTGAATTCTGGAACGTTAAGTAAAAGTCCAATAGAATATGGTTTTATTAAAAAGAATAATCGTGGTAAAACAGTAACCGTTTCCTTTACAAGTAGAACGGGAAATGAGTCTCAATTAATGAACAAAGGACTTGCGGCGAGTTATACCGCAAAAATGTTGAATAAAGGAACTAAAAGTAAATCGAGACAAGATATTGAAGATAAGTTAAGCGCGATTAAATCTTCGGTTAGTTTTGGAGGTTCTAATGGTAGAATTACAGCAAATGTGAACAGTACTGAAGAACATCTTACCGAAGCTTTATCCTTAATGGCAGACATGCTTAAGAATCCGTTGTTTGATGCTACCGAATTGGATAAGCTAAAAACCGAAGCTTTGGCTGGTATTGAGCAAAATAAAACCGATCCTCAGTTTTTAGCGGTTAGAGAAATGGGATTATTAAATCAGCATTATCCAAAAGGACATCCGCTTTATAGTATGACTATAGACGAAGAAATTGCTGCAATTAATGCCGTTACCACTAAAGATCTTCAAGCATATCACGATGCGTTTTATGGTATTTCAGATAATGCAACCTTAGTCGCTATTGGTAATATTGACGAAGCAGGATTAAAAGATTATTTTGAAAAGGAGTTTGGAGATTTTAAATCCGATTTAGCGTATACCGCAATTAGTGACCCTTATCAAGATAATAAAGCGGTAAACCAAAAAATTAAAACCCCAGATAAAAAGAATGCTATTTCTTTCGGAATATTACCAATGGCAACTAGTAAATATGATGAAGATTACGCAGCGCTTCAAATGGCTGGTGAAATTTTAGGAGGTGGTTTTATAAGTTCTAGAATAGCAAATCGTTTACGCCAACAAGATGGTGTAAGTTACGGTGCTGGCGGAAGAGTTAATGTGGATAATAATAAAACGGATAACAATTCTGCAGCTATGGTTTATGCTATTTATGCACCAGAAAATGCAGCTAAAGTACAACTCGGTTTTACCGAAGAAATCGCTCGTTTTATTAAAGATGGTATTACGGAAGAAGAACTAAAAAC
- a CDS encoding DUF5683 domain-containing protein: MKNKLFILIIFSICFSFSALAQEKESKEEENKALKKEKKQLADQGIVIDGEISTREPIDPLTPARAAFYSAVLPGLGHIHLKQYWKVPVIYAGLGAGMYFYLDNHKEYNRYRDAYKRRLAGFTDDEFYGSITDDGLEEAQKTLRRNKELSLLVTAGIYILNIVWANVDAHLLQFNVDENLTFMPHYKINEFDNTGDVGLSVNFKF; this comes from the coding sequence GTGAAAAATAAACTTTTCATATTAATAATATTTAGCATTTGTTTTAGTTTTTCGGCTTTAGCCCAAGAAAAGGAATCTAAAGAAGAAGAAAACAAAGCGCTAAAAAAAGAAAAAAAACAACTCGCGGATCAAGGTATTGTTATCGATGGCGAAATTAGCACTAGAGAACCAATAGACCCTTTAACTCCTGCTCGAGCTGCTTTTTACTCTGCTGTTTTACCGGGTTTAGGACACATTCATTTGAAACAATACTGGAAGGTTCCTGTTATTTACGCCGGACTTGGTGCCGGAATGTATTTTTATTTAGACAACCATAAGGAATACAATCGATATCGCGATGCGTACAAACGCAGATTAGCTGGCTTTACAGATGATGAATTTTATGGTTCTATAACCGATGATGGATTAGAAGAAGCACAAAAAACACTTCGAAGAAACAAAGAATTATCGCTTTTAGTAACTGCTGGAATTTATATATTGAATATTGTTTGGGCCAATGTAGATGCACATTTACTACAATTTAATGTAGATGAAAATCTGACCTTTATGCCACATTATAAAATTAACGAATTTGATAACACAGGAGATGTTGGACTCTCGGTAAATTTTAAATTTTAG
- a CDS encoding ParA family protein: MGKIIAIANQKGGVGKTTTSINLAASLGVLEKKVLLIDADPQANATSGLGINVEEVEIGTYQLLEHTNTAKQAIVKTDTPNLDIIPAHIDLVAIEIELVDKEAREYMLKKALQEVKEDYDFIIIDCAPSLGLLTLNALTAADAVIIPIQCEYFALEGLGKLLNTIKSVQKIHNPELDIEGLLLTMYDSRLRLSNQVVEEVQKHFNDMVFTTIIQRNVRLSEAPSYGESIINYDAASKGASNYLSLAKEVITKNS; encoded by the coding sequence ATGGGTAAAATTATAGCAATTGCTAATCAAAAAGGTGGTGTTGGCAAAACTACAACTTCAATAAACTTAGCTGCTTCACTTGGTGTACTTGAAAAAAAAGTACTTTTAATTGATGCAGATCCACAAGCCAATGCAACATCTGGTTTAGGTATTAATGTAGAAGAAGTAGAAATTGGTACCTACCAACTTTTAGAACACACAAACACAGCTAAACAAGCTATTGTTAAAACAGATACACCAAATCTAGATATTATTCCTGCGCATATTGATCTTGTAGCCATTGAAATTGAGCTTGTAGATAAAGAAGCACGAGAGTATATGCTTAAAAAAGCATTACAAGAAGTAAAAGAAGATTATGATTTTATTATCATTGACTGTGCTCCTTCTCTTGGTTTATTAACACTAAACGCATTAACTGCAGCAGATGCGGTAATTATTCCTATACAATGTGAATATTTTGCTTTAGAAGGTTTAGGTAAATTATTAAACACCATAAAAAGTGTTCAAAAAATTCACAATCCGGAATTAGATATTGAAGGTTTACTGCTTACTATGTACGATTCGCGTTTACGTTTATCTAACCAAGTGGTAGAAGAAGTACAAAAACATTTTAACGATATGGTTTTTACAACCATTATACAACGTAACGTACGTTTAAGTGAAGCACCAAGTTATGGTGAAAGCATAATTAATTATGATGCGGCTAGTAAAGGTGCATCTAATTATTTAAGTTTGGCTAAAGAAGTGATTACAAAAAACTCCTAG
- a CDS encoding ParB/RepB/Spo0J family partition protein: protein MAKATKKQALGRGLSALLKDPSNDIQNAEDKNADKVIGNIVELELDLIEMNPFQPRTNFNEESLRELASSIKELGVIQPITVRKLAFNKYQLVSGERRFRASKLIGLASVPAYIRIANDQESLEMALVENIQRQDLDPIEIALSYQRLIDEIQLTQEQMSERVGKKRSTIANYLRLLKLDPIIQTGMRDGFISMGHGRAIINIEDQSIQLDIYEKILQNKLSVRDTETLVRTYNETQEVSVPPKLKEELPKFVKKGMKDFSEYFGHKIDVKVSSNGKGRITIPFHSEEDFNRIKKLVQSEK, encoded by the coding sequence ATGGCGAAGGCAACCAAAAAACAAGCTTTAGGTAGAGGACTTTCTGCTCTTTTAAAAGACCCAAGCAACGATATACAAAATGCAGAAGACAAAAATGCAGATAAAGTAATAGGTAATATTGTCGAGTTAGAATTGGATTTAATAGAAATGAATCCGTTTCAACCACGTACTAATTTTAATGAAGAATCGCTTCGCGAATTAGCTTCCTCTATTAAAGAACTAGGTGTTATACAACCAATTACGGTTAGAAAATTAGCATTTAACAAATACCAACTGGTTTCTGGAGAGCGTCGTTTTCGCGCAAGTAAACTTATTGGTTTAGCGTCTGTACCTGCGTACATTCGTATTGCAAACGACCAAGAAAGTCTAGAAATGGCTTTGGTGGAGAACATTCAACGTCAAGATTTAGATCCTATAGAAATTGCATTATCCTATCAACGTTTAATTGATGAAATTCAATTAACCCAAGAGCAAATGAGTGAACGTGTTGGAAAAAAACGTTCTACTATTGCTAACTATTTACGATTGTTAAAACTAGATCCTATCATTCAAACAGGAATGCGAGATGGTTTTATTTCTATGGGTCATGGTCGTGCAATTATTAATATTGAAGACCAATCGATTCAGTTAGATATCTACGAAAAAATACTACAAAACAAACTTTCTGTTAGAGATACAGAAACGTTAGTAAGAACCTATAACGAGACACAAGAAGTAAGTGTACCACCAAAATTAAAAGAAGAATTGCCAAAGTTTGTTAAAAAAGGCATGAAAGATTTTTCAGAATACTTTGGTCATAAAATAGACGTTAAAGTTTCTAGTAATGGAAAAGGAAGAATTACGATTCCATTTCATTCTGAAGAAGATTTTAATAGAATTAAAAAGTTAGTACAAAGTGAAAAATAA